The following proteins are co-located in the Vigna angularis cultivar LongXiaoDou No.4 chromosome 2, ASM1680809v1, whole genome shotgun sequence genome:
- the LOC108329283 gene encoding proline-rich receptor-like protein kinase PERK3 isoform X1 — MSIGMLKRFQGLLLKWMLILSCLAFMIVAGENDKTVEPLSLYDSRSPLAFAVVHDLPLPASLHLSKHVLSQGAPIEAPSPVSPPSYGPFSSNGQSPKSSHLSIPFKMKSEMKDPTPGFKYIAPAAAGPSASTQPPLSPYASNCCKQDMVLKRASKSCHCAYPIKLDLFLSNVSQSPSWNDFLNELAVQLGLRNTQIELINFYVLSVSTLNISMNITPHKGISFSASEVSKINSSLSMHKVKLDPRLVGGYQLLNITWFEPPAPSQAPRVAASPVKTPSYHSPTAISSSGSSGRHSNLFIILGIVIGIIFIGIISVLIFCLCTFLPKANAPPGETEKPRIESTVSAVGSLPHPSSTRFIAYEELKEATNNFETASVLGEGGFGRVFKGVLNDGTPVAIKRLTSGGQQGDKEFLVEVEMLSRLHHRNLVKLVGYFSNRDASQNLLCYELVPNGSLEAWLHGPLGINCPLDWDTRMKIALDAARGLSYLHEDSQPCVIHRDFKASNILLENNFHAKVADFGLAKQAPEGRSNYLSTRVMGTFGYVAPEYAMTGHLLVKSDVYSYGVVLLELLTGRKPVDMSQPTGQENLVTWARPILRDKDRLEEIVDPSLGGKYPKEDFVRVCTIAAACVAPEANQRPTMGEVVQSLKMVQRVTEYHDSLLASSNTRANLRQSSSTFEFDGTSSVFSSGPYSGISAFENDNISRTVVFSEDLCEGR, encoded by the exons ATGTCAATCG GTATGTTAAAAAGGTTTCAAGGCTTGCTGCTGAAATGGATGCTTATATTATCTTGCCTGGCATTTATGATTGTGGCTGGTGAAAATGATAAAACAGTGGAGCCCCTTTCTTTATATGATTCTAGATCACCTTTAGCCTTTGCTGTTGTTCACGATCTACCTCTACCAGCAAGTCTCCATTTGTCAAAGCACGTGCTTTCTCAAGGTGCGCCAATTGAAGCACCGTCACCAGTCAGTCCTCCCTCATATGGTCCTTTCTCAAGTAATGGCCAGTCCCCTAAAAGTTCACATTTATCTATACCATTCAAAATGAAGAGTGAAATGAAAGATCCAACTCCTGGCTTTAAATATATTGCTCCTGCAGCTGCAGGCCCTTCTGCTTCAACTCAGCCACCATTGTCTCCTTATGCATCCA ATTGTTGTAAACAAGACATGGTGCTGAAAAGAGCCAGTAAGAGTTGCCACTGTGCATATCCCATAAAGCTAGACCTTTTTCTTTCGAATGTCTCTCAAAGTCCTAGTTGGAATGATTTTCTTAATGAATTAGCTGTCCAGCTTGGGTTGCGAAATACCCAGATTGAACTGATAAACTTTTATGTTCTCAGTGTATCAACATTAAATATATCAATGAATATTACTCCACATAAAGGCATCAGTTTCTCTGCCAGTGAAGTTTCTAAAATAAACTCTTCGCTTTCAATGCATAAGGTTAAACTAGACCCTCGATTAGTGGGTGGATACCAACTTCTCAATATAACTTGGTTCGAACCACCAGCGCCTTCACAAG CTCCTAGGGTAGCTGCATCACCTGTGAAAACACCTTCGTATCATTCACCTACCGCTATATCATCATCTGGTTCTTCAGGACGGCATTCAAATCTGTTTATTATTCTTGGAATTGTTATTGGCATAATCTTTATTGGTATCATATCTGTCCTTATATTCTGTTTATGTACATTCCTGCCCAAAGCAAACGCTCCTCCTGGGGAAACTG AAAAGCCAAGGATAGAGAGTACAGTTTCAGCTGTGGGTTCTCTTCCTCACCCGAGTAGTACACGATTTATTGCTTATGAAGAGCTTAAAGAAGCAACAAACAACTTTGAAACAGCGAGCGTACTTGGAGAAGGAGGGTTTGGAAGAGTTTTTAAAGGTGTCTTGAATGATGGTACTCCTGTTGCAATTAAGAGGCTTACAAGTGGAGGGCAACAGGGTGACAAAGAGTTTTTGGTGGAAGTGGAGATGCTTAGCCGGTTGCATCATCGTAACCTTGTAAAACTAGTGGGATACTTCAGTAATCGTGACGCATCACAAAATTTACTTTGCTATGAGCTTGTTCCCAATGGAAGTTTGGAGGCTTGGCTTCATG GTCCCTTGGGAATTAATTGTCCTTTGGATTGGGACACCAGAATGAAAATTGCACTTGATGCTGCAAGGGGACTTTCATACCTGCACGAAGACTCACAGCCCTGTGTAATACATAGAGACTTCAAGGCATCCAACATATTGCTGGAGAACAACTTTCATGCTAAGGTTGCAGATTTTGGTCTTGCTAAGCAGGCACCTGAAGGCCGATCAAATTATTTGTCTACTCGTGTCATGGGGACATTTGG GTACGTAGCTCCTGAGTATGCCATGACTGGACACCTACTTGTTAAAAGTGATGTTTATAGCTATGGCGTTGTCTTACTGGAACTGCTTACTGGTAGGAAGCCTGTGGATATGTCACAGCCAACTGGGCAAGAGAACCTTGTTACTTGG GCTAGGCCAATCCTTCGAGATAAGGATAGGTTGGAAGAGATTGTTGATCCAAGCCTCGGGGGAAAGTATCCTAAAGAAGATTTTGTACGTGTTTGCACTATTGCTGCAGCTTGTGTTGCTCCCGAAGCAAACCAGCGACCCACAATGGGTGAAGTGGTGCAGTCACTTAAAATGGTGCAGCGCGTCACAGAATACCATGATTCTCTGTTGGCCTCATCCAATACTCGAGCCAACCTGAGACAGTCCTCTAGCACTTTTGAATTTGATGGAACATCTTCTGTATTCTCTTCAGGTCCTTACTCTGGCATAAGTGCCTTTGAAAATGACAACATTTCAAGGACTGTGGTTTTCTCTGAAGATCTTTGTGAAGGACGATAA
- the LOC108329223 gene encoding DEAD-box ATP-dependent RNA helicase 24, which produces MSKRKFGFEGFGINRQSTYSFERSQAPQRLYVPPSSRHGHDNYEDTDLDNIDYDDNNNDEGNKNSNDDDEIDPLDAFMEGIHEEMKAAPPPKPKEKAEDRYRDDDDDPMESFLKAKKDLGLTLASEALHAGYDSDEEVYAAAKAVDAGLIEYDSDDNPIVIDKKKIEPIPALDHSSIDYEPFNKDFYEETPSISGMSEQDVSEYRKSLAIRVSGFDVPKPIKAFEDCGFPSQIMNAIKKQGYEKPTSIQCQALPVVLSGRDIIGIAKTGSGKTASFVLPMIVHIMDQPELQKEEGPIGVICAPTRELAHQIYLEAKKFAKAYGVRVSAVYGGMSKLEQFKELKAGCEIVVATPGRLIDMLKMKALTMTRATYLVLDEADRMFDLGFEPQVRSIVGQIRPDRQTLLFSATMPRKVEKLAREILTDPIRVTVGEVGMANEDITQVVCVIPSDTEKLSWLLEKLPEMIDQGDTLVFASKKATVDEIESQLAQIGFKVAALHGDKDQASRMDILQKFKSGLYHVLIATDVAARGLDIKSIKSVVNFDIAKDMDMHVHRIGRTGRAGDKDGVAYTLITQKEARFAGELVNSLVAAGQNVSVELMDLAMKDGRFRSKRDARKGGGKKGRGRGGGGGGRGVRGVDFGLGIGYNPESNNAPSNPAPTRSAAVNSLRTGMMSQFRNNFVAASSNSQNQAFGNNTSMAANKRPALPGFVSGGSIGGDVNTYQHTASPSPASSAVNSSTQGSGVNSGQKSMNSSKPKERRRPSGWDR; this is translated from the exons ATGTCGAAGAGGAAGTTCGGATTCGAAGGCTTCGGCATAAACCGCCAATCCACCTACAGCTTCGAGCGATCCCAGGCCCCTCAGCGACTCTACGTCCCTCCCTCCTCCCGTCACGGCCACGACAACTACGAGGACACCGACCTCGACAACATTGACTACGACGACAACAACAACGACGAAGGAAACAAGAACAGCAACGATGACGACGAAATTGACCCTCTCGACGCCTTCATGGAGGGGATTCATGAGGAGATGAAGGCGGCGCCGCCGCCCAAGCCGAAGGAGAAGGCTGAGGACCGGTACCGGGACGACGACGACGATCCCATGGAGAGCTTTTTGAAGGCAAAGAAGGATTTAGGGCTGACTCTCGCGTCCGAGGCGCTGCACGCTGGGTACGATTCTGATGAGGAGGTTTATGCTGCTGCCAAAGCCGTGGACGCTGGTTTGATCGAGTATGATTCCGACGATAACCCTATTGTTATTGACAAGAAGAAAATTGAGCCCATTCCTGCTCTCGATCACTCTTCCATTGATTACGAACCCTTCAATAAGGATTTTTATGAAGAGACACCTTCAATATCAG GTATGAGTGAGCAGGACGTAAGCGAATACCGGAAGAGTTTGGCTATTCGTGTATCTGGTTTTGATGTTCCCAAGCCAATAAAGGCTTTCGAGGACTGTGGATTTCCGTCTCAGATTATGAATGCTATAAAAAAACAAGGGTACGAGAAGCCGACATCCATACAATGTCAGGCTTTGCCGGTTGTGCTTTCCGGCAGGGATATTATTGGTATAGCCAAAACTGGTTCTGGTAAAACGGCTTCTTTTGTGCTTCCTATGATTGTGCATATCATGGATCAGCCTGAGCTTCAGAAGGAAGAGGGGCCTATAGGGGTGATATGTGCACCTACCAGAGAATTGGCTCATCAGATATACCTGGAGGCCAAGAAATTTGCAAAAGCGTATGGGGTACGTGTATCTGCTGTCTATGGTGGAATGTCAAAGCTTGAACAGTTCAAAGAACTCAAAGCTGGATGTGAGATAGTTGTTGCTACCCCTGGCAGATTGATAGACATGCTGAAAATGAAGGCATTGACGATGACGAGAGCAACTTACCTGGTGCTTGATGAGGCGGATCGGATGTTTGATCTGGGGTTTGAACCTCAAGTAAGGTCCATTGTTGGGCAGATTAGGCCAGACCGTCAAACATTACTCTTTTCTGCAACAATGCCTCGTAAAGTTGAAAAGTTGGCCAGGGAAATCCTTACTGATCCTATCAGAGTAACTGTTGGAGAGGTGGGGATGGCAAATGAAGATATTACTCAAGTTGTTTGTGTGATTCCTTCTGATACTGAAAAGTTGTCTTGGCTTCTGGAAAAGCTACCTGAAATGATTGATCAAGGTGATACTCTAGTTTTTGCTTCAAAGAAGGCCACTGTGGATGAAATAGAATCGCAGTTGGCTCAAATAGGCTTTAAAGTTGCTGCCCTGCATGGTGATAAAGATCAAGCTTCTCGGATGGATATTTTGCAGAAGTTTAAATCCGGTCTCTACCATGTGCTCATTGCAACTGATGTTGCAGCCCGGGGTCTTGACATCAAGTCAATTAAGTCAGTGGTAAACTTTGATATTGCAAAGGATATGGACATGCATGTCCATCGCATTGGTAGAACAGGTCGTGCTGGTGACAAGGATGGGGTTGCGTACACTCTTATAACTCAGAAAGAAGCGCGATTTGCTGGTGAATTGGTCAATAGCTTAGTTGCTGCTGGTCAGAATGTGTCCGTGGAGTTGATGGATCTTGCGATGAAG GATGGGAGATTCAGGTCGAAACGTGATGCAAGAAAAGGAG GTGGGAAAAAAGGCAGAGGTAGAGGTGGTGGCGGAGGTGGCCGTGGTGTGCGTGGAGTGGATTTTGGCTTGGGCATTGGATATAATCCCGAATCTAACAACGCACCATCTAACCCAGCTCCTACTCGATCTGCCGCAGTAAATTCTCTGCGGACTGGAATGATGTCACAATTTAGAAACAACTTTGTTGCTGCTTCGTCGAACTCTCAGAATCAAGCATTCGGTAACAATACAAGCATGGCTGCTAATAAGAGACCGGCACTCCCTGGTTTTGTATCTGGTGGATCAATTGGTGGTGACGTGAATACGTATCAGCACACTGCTTCACCCAGTCCTGCTTCTTCAGCGGTAAATTCCAGCACTCAAGGTTCTGGAGTAAATTCTGGTCAGAAGAGCATGAATAG TTCTAAACCCAAAGAGAGGCGGAGGCCATCAGGTTGGGATAGATAG
- the LOC108329283 gene encoding receptor-like serine/threonine-protein kinase ALE2 isoform X2: MSIGMLKRFQGLLLKWMLILSCLAFMIVAGENDKTVEPLSLYDSRSPLAFAVVHDLPLPASLHLSKHVLSQGAPIEAPSPVSPPSYGPFSTAGPSASTQPPLSPYASNCCKQDMVLKRASKSCHCAYPIKLDLFLSNVSQSPSWNDFLNELAVQLGLRNTQIELINFYVLSVSTLNISMNITPHKGISFSASEVSKINSSLSMHKVKLDPRLVGGYQLLNITWFEPPAPSQAPRVAASPVKTPSYHSPTAISSSGSSGRHSNLFIILGIVIGIIFIGIISVLIFCLCTFLPKANAPPGETEKPRIESTVSAVGSLPHPSSTRFIAYEELKEATNNFETASVLGEGGFGRVFKGVLNDGTPVAIKRLTSGGQQGDKEFLVEVEMLSRLHHRNLVKLVGYFSNRDASQNLLCYELVPNGSLEAWLHGPLGINCPLDWDTRMKIALDAARGLSYLHEDSQPCVIHRDFKASNILLENNFHAKVADFGLAKQAPEGRSNYLSTRVMGTFGYVAPEYAMTGHLLVKSDVYSYGVVLLELLTGRKPVDMSQPTGQENLVTWARPILRDKDRLEEIVDPSLGGKYPKEDFVRVCTIAAACVAPEANQRPTMGEVVQSLKMVQRVTEYHDSLLASSNTRANLRQSSSTFEFDGTSSVFSSGPYSGISAFENDNISRTVVFSEDLCEGR, encoded by the exons ATGTCAATCG GTATGTTAAAAAGGTTTCAAGGCTTGCTGCTGAAATGGATGCTTATATTATCTTGCCTGGCATTTATGATTGTGGCTGGTGAAAATGATAAAACAGTGGAGCCCCTTTCTTTATATGATTCTAGATCACCTTTAGCCTTTGCTGTTGTTCACGATCTACCTCTACCAGCAAGTCTCCATTTGTCAAAGCACGTGCTTTCTCAAGGTGCGCCAATTGAAGCACCGTCACCAGTCAGTCCTCCCTCATATGGTCCTTTCTCAA CTGCAGGCCCTTCTGCTTCAACTCAGCCACCATTGTCTCCTTATGCATCCA ATTGTTGTAAACAAGACATGGTGCTGAAAAGAGCCAGTAAGAGTTGCCACTGTGCATATCCCATAAAGCTAGACCTTTTTCTTTCGAATGTCTCTCAAAGTCCTAGTTGGAATGATTTTCTTAATGAATTAGCTGTCCAGCTTGGGTTGCGAAATACCCAGATTGAACTGATAAACTTTTATGTTCTCAGTGTATCAACATTAAATATATCAATGAATATTACTCCACATAAAGGCATCAGTTTCTCTGCCAGTGAAGTTTCTAAAATAAACTCTTCGCTTTCAATGCATAAGGTTAAACTAGACCCTCGATTAGTGGGTGGATACCAACTTCTCAATATAACTTGGTTCGAACCACCAGCGCCTTCACAAG CTCCTAGGGTAGCTGCATCACCTGTGAAAACACCTTCGTATCATTCACCTACCGCTATATCATCATCTGGTTCTTCAGGACGGCATTCAAATCTGTTTATTATTCTTGGAATTGTTATTGGCATAATCTTTATTGGTATCATATCTGTCCTTATATTCTGTTTATGTACATTCCTGCCCAAAGCAAACGCTCCTCCTGGGGAAACTG AAAAGCCAAGGATAGAGAGTACAGTTTCAGCTGTGGGTTCTCTTCCTCACCCGAGTAGTACACGATTTATTGCTTATGAAGAGCTTAAAGAAGCAACAAACAACTTTGAAACAGCGAGCGTACTTGGAGAAGGAGGGTTTGGAAGAGTTTTTAAAGGTGTCTTGAATGATGGTACTCCTGTTGCAATTAAGAGGCTTACAAGTGGAGGGCAACAGGGTGACAAAGAGTTTTTGGTGGAAGTGGAGATGCTTAGCCGGTTGCATCATCGTAACCTTGTAAAACTAGTGGGATACTTCAGTAATCGTGACGCATCACAAAATTTACTTTGCTATGAGCTTGTTCCCAATGGAAGTTTGGAGGCTTGGCTTCATG GTCCCTTGGGAATTAATTGTCCTTTGGATTGGGACACCAGAATGAAAATTGCACTTGATGCTGCAAGGGGACTTTCATACCTGCACGAAGACTCACAGCCCTGTGTAATACATAGAGACTTCAAGGCATCCAACATATTGCTGGAGAACAACTTTCATGCTAAGGTTGCAGATTTTGGTCTTGCTAAGCAGGCACCTGAAGGCCGATCAAATTATTTGTCTACTCGTGTCATGGGGACATTTGG GTACGTAGCTCCTGAGTATGCCATGACTGGACACCTACTTGTTAAAAGTGATGTTTATAGCTATGGCGTTGTCTTACTGGAACTGCTTACTGGTAGGAAGCCTGTGGATATGTCACAGCCAACTGGGCAAGAGAACCTTGTTACTTGG GCTAGGCCAATCCTTCGAGATAAGGATAGGTTGGAAGAGATTGTTGATCCAAGCCTCGGGGGAAAGTATCCTAAAGAAGATTTTGTACGTGTTTGCACTATTGCTGCAGCTTGTGTTGCTCCCGAAGCAAACCAGCGACCCACAATGGGTGAAGTGGTGCAGTCACTTAAAATGGTGCAGCGCGTCACAGAATACCATGATTCTCTGTTGGCCTCATCCAATACTCGAGCCAACCTGAGACAGTCCTCTAGCACTTTTGAATTTGATGGAACATCTTCTGTATTCTCTTCAGGTCCTTACTCTGGCATAAGTGCCTTTGAAAATGACAACATTTCAAGGACTGTGGTTTTCTCTGAAGATCTTTGTGAAGGACGATAA